One region of Danio rerio strain Tuebingen ecotype United States chromosome 5, GRCz12tu, whole genome shotgun sequence genomic DNA includes:
- the mfsd10 gene encoding major facilitator superfamily domain-containing protein 10 (The RefSeq protein has 5 substitutions compared to this genomic sequence), giving the protein MADNRSSSEEASSSRVIRVVFLALLLDLLGFTLILPLLPSILDHYSQTGDNVYQSLQSVVDWFRGAVGAPMETKYNSVLFGGLIGSLYSLLQFLSSPITGALSDDYGRKPLLLLTTIGLMASYVLWAFSHSFTVFLLSRIVGGICKGNVSLCTAIVADLPCPKARNKGMAMIGVAFSLGFTLGPLMGAYFALRLKDAEVFYQGPAMLAVLFSLADLLFIFFMLPETLQKGASESSGLQQQSGDLLHPVALFNFTAVRRTENPPSEQKMQNLKVLGLVYFTYLFLFSGLEFTLSFLTHQRFQFSSMQQGKMFFFIGITMAVIQGGYARRIRPGHQIQSVSMAIITLIPAFLLVGIAWNLTLLYSGLFLYSFAAAIVVPCLSTQVSGHGSASQKGTVMGILRSLGALARALGPIVASSVYWLAGAELCLIISSVFFIVPLILLSRLKGQKEE; this is encoded by the exons ATGGCCGATAACAGAGGCTCATCTGAAGAAGCGTCCTCCTCCAGAGTCATCAGGGTGGTTTTCTTGGCGCTTCTGCTTGATTTGCTGGGCTTCACGTTAATACTTCCTCTCCTGCCCTCCATCTTAGATCACTACAGTCAAACTGGG GACAATGTGTATCAGTCATTACAGAGCGTAGTGGACTGGTTCAGAGGAGCAGTTGGAGTCCCGATGGAAACTAAATACAACAGTGTGCTTTTTGGAG GTCTGATAGGCTCACTCTACTCTCTGCTGCAGTTTTTGTCGTCACCAATTACTGGGGCTCTTTCAGATGATTATGGCAGGAAACCTCTGCTGCTGTTAACAACT ATAGGTCTCATGGCGTCCTACGTCCTGTGGGCTTTCTCTCACAGTTTTACCGTATTTCTGCTGTCTCGAATAGTGGGAGGCATCTGTAAAGGTAACGTCAGCCTGTGCACTGCTATTGTGGCGGACCTGCCTTGCCCTAAAGCAAGAAACAAGGGGATG GCAATGATTGGGGTGGCCTTCTCCTTGGGGTTCACATTGGGTCCATTAATGGGAGCATACTTTGCTCTGAGACTCAAAGATGCTGAGGTGTTTTATCAAGGCCCTGCCATGCTGGCTGTCCTTTTTTCTTTAGCAGACCTGCTCTTTATCTTTTTCATGCTCCCAGAGACTTTACAAAAG GGGGCTTCAGAATCATCAGGTCTCCAACAGCAATCTGGAGATCTTCTTCACCCTGTTGCACTTTTCAATTTCACTGCGGTCAGGAGGACAGAGAATCCACCATCTGAACAAA AAATGCAGAATCTTAAGGTGCTTGGATTGGTGTATTTTACATATCTGTTTCTGTTTTCTGGCCTGGAGTTCACCTTGAGTTTTTTGACACATCAACGCTTTCAGTTTTCCAG CATGCAGCAGGggaagatgttttttttcattgGCATCACTATGGCAGTGATCCAGGGTGGATATGCCCGCAGGATCAGGCCTGGCCATCAGATCCAGACTGTGAGCATG GCAATTATAACACTCATACCAGCCTTCCTGCTTGTTGGAATTGCGTGGAATTTGACACTACTCTATTCTGGATTGTTTTTGTACTCTTTTG cTGCTGCTATTGTTGTTCCGTGCCTTTCAACACAAGTGTCCGGACATG GCTCAGCCAGTCAGAAAGGAACAGTAATGGGAATCCTTCGTAGTCTTGGAGCTTTAGCTCGAGCACTGGGCCCTATTGTTGCTTCTTCAG TGTACTGGCTGGCCGGAGCTGAATTGTGTTTTATCATCAGCTCAGTGTTCTTTATAGTCCCTCTGATTTTACTGAGTCGCCTGAAGAGACAGAAGGAGGAGTAA
- the mfsd10 gene encoding major facilitator superfamily domain-containing protein 10 isoform X6 translates to MADNRGSSEEASSSRVIRVVFLALLLDLLGFTLILPLLPSILDHYSQTGDNVYQSLQSVVDWFRGAVGVPMETKYNSVLFGGLIGSLYSLLQFLSSPITGALSDDYGRKPLLLLTTIGLMASYVLWAFSHSFTVFLLSRIVGGICKGNVSLCTAIVADLPCPKARNKGMAMIGVAFSLGFTLGPLMGAYFALRLKDAEVFYQGPAMLAVLFSLADLLFIFFMLPETLQKGASESSGLQQQSGDLLHPVALFNFTAVRRTENPPSEQKMQNLKVLGLVYFTYLFLFSGLEFTLSFLTHQRFQFSSMQQGKMFFFIGITMAVIQGGYARRIRPGHQIQTVSMAIITLIPAFLLVGIAWNLTLLYSGLFLYSFAAAIVVPCLSTQVSGHGSASQKGTVMGILRSLGALARALGPIVASSVYWLAGAELCFIISSVFFIVPLILLSRLKRQKEE, encoded by the exons ATGGCCGATAACAGAGGCTCATCTGAAGAAGCGTCCTCCTCCAGAGTCATCAGGGTGGTTTTCTTGGCGCTTCTGCTTGATTTGCTGGGCTTCACGTTAATACTTCCTCTCCTGCCCTCCATCTTAGATCACTACAGTCAAACTGGG GACAATGTGTATCAGTCATTACAGAGCGTAGTGGACTGGTTCAGAGGAGCAGTTGGAGTCCCGATGGAAACTAAATACAACAGTGTGCTTTTTGGAG GTCTGATAGGCTCACTCTACTCTCTGCTGCAGTTTTTGTCGTCACCAATTACTGGGGCTCTTTCAGATGATTATGGCAGGAAACCTCTGCTGCTGTTAACAACT ATAGGTCTCATGGCGTCCTACGTCCTGTGGGCTTTCTCTCACAGTTTTACCGTATTTCTGCTGTCTCGAATAGTGGGAGGCATCTGTAAAGGTAACGTCAGCCTGTGCACTGCTATTGTGGCGGACCTGCCTTGCCCTAAAGCAAGAAACAAGGGGATG GCAATGATTGGGGTGGCCTTCTCCTTGGGGTTCACATTGGGTCCATTAATGGGAGCATACTTTGCTCTGAGACTCAAAGATGCTGAGGTGTTTTATCAAGGCCCTGCCATGCTGGCTGTCCTTTTTTCTTTAGCAGACCTGCTCTTTATCTTTTTCATGCTCCCAGAGACTTTACAAAAG GGGGCTTCAGAATCATCAGGTCTCCAACAGCAATCTGGAGATCTTCTTCACCCTGTTGCACTTTTCAATTTCACTGCGGTCAGGAGGACAGAGAATCCACCATCTGAACAAA AAATGCAGAATCTTAAGGTGCTTGGATTGGTGTATTTTACATATCTGTTTCTGTTTTCTGGCCTGGAGTTCACCTTGAGTTTTTTGACACATCAACGCTTTCAGTTTTCCAG CATGCAGCAGGggaagatgttttttttcattgGCATCACTATGGCAGTGATCCAGGGTGGATATGCCCGCAGGATCAGGCCTGGCCATCAGATCCAGACTGTGAGCATG GCAATTATAACACTCATACCAGCCTTCCTGCTTGTTGGAATTGCGTGGAATTTGACACTACTCTATTCTGGATTGTTTTTGTACTCTTTTG cTGCTGCTATTGTTGTTCCGTGCCTTTCAACACAAGTGTCCGGACATG GCTCAGCCAGTCAGAAAGGAACAGTAATGGGAATCCTTCGTAGTCTTGGAGCTTTAGCTCGAGCACTGGGCCCTATTGTTGCTTCTTCAG TGTACTGGCTGGCCGGAGCTGAATTGTGTTTTATCATCAGCTCAGTGTTCTTTATAGTCCCTCTGATTTTACTGAGTCGCCTGAAGAGACAGAAGGAGGA ATAA
- the mfsd10 gene encoding major facilitator superfamily domain-containing protein 10 isoform X5 — MADNRGSSEEASSSRVIRVVFLALLLDLLGFTLILPLLPSILDHYSQTGDNVYQSLQSVVDWFRGAVGVPMETKYNSVLFGGLIGSLYSLLQFLSSPITGALSDDYGRKPLLLLTTIGLMASYVLWAFSHSFTVFLLSRIVGGICKGNVSLCTAIVADLPCPKARNKGMAMIGVAFSLGFTLGPLMGAYFALRLKDAEVFYQGPAMLAVLFSLADLLFIFFMLPETLQKGASESSGLQQQSGDLLHPVALFNFTAVRRTENPPSEQKMQNLKVLGLVYFTYLFLFSGLEFTLSFLTHQRFQFSSMQQGKMFFFIGITMAVIQGGYARRIRPGHQIQTVSMAIITLIPAFLLVGIAWNLTLLYSGLFLYSFAAAIVVPCLSTQVSGHGSASQKGTVMGILRSLGALARALGPIVASSVYWLAGAELCFIISSVFFIVPLILLSRLKRQKEE; from the exons ATGGCCGATAACAGAGGCTCATCTGAAGAAGCGTCCTCCTCCAGAGTCATCAGGGTGGTTTTCTTGGCGCTTCTGCTTGATTTGCTGGGCTTCACGTTAATACTTCCTCTCCTGCCCTCCATCTTAGATCACTACAGTCAAACTGGG GACAATGTGTATCAGTCATTACAGAGCGTAGTGGACTGGTTCAGAGGAGCAGTTGGAGTCCCGATGGAAACTAAATACAACAGTGTGCTTTTTGGAG GTCTGATAGGCTCACTCTACTCTCTGCTGCAGTTTTTGTCGTCACCAATTACTGGGGCTCTTTCAGATGATTATGGCAGGAAACCTCTGCTGCTGTTAACAACT ATAGGTCTCATGGCGTCCTACGTCCTGTGGGCTTTCTCTCACAGTTTTACCGTATTTCTGCTGTCTCGAATAGTGGGAGGCATCTGTAAAGGTAACGTCAGCCTGTGCACTGCTATTGTGGCGGACCTGCCTTGCCCTAAAGCAAGAAACAAGGGGATG GCAATGATTGGGGTGGCCTTCTCCTTGGGGTTCACATTGGGTCCATTAATGGGAGCATACTTTGCTCTGAGACTCAAAGATGCTGAGGTGTTTTATCAAGGCCCTGCCATGCTGGCTGTCCTTTTTTCTTTAGCAGACCTGCTCTTTATCTTTTTCATGCTCCCAGAGACTTTACAAAAG GGGGCTTCAGAATCATCAGGTCTCCAACAGCAATCTGGAGATCTTCTTCACCCTGTTGCACTTTTCAATTTCACTGCGGTCAGGAGGACAGAGAATCCACCATCTGAACAAA AAATGCAGAATCTTAAGGTGCTTGGATTGGTGTATTTTACATATCTGTTTCTGTTTTCTGGCCTGGAGTTCACCTTGAGTTTTTTGACACATCAACGCTTTCAGTTTTCCAG CATGCAGCAGGggaagatgttttttttcattgGCATCACTATGGCAGTGATCCAGGGTGGATATGCCCGCAGGATCAGGCCTGGCCATCAGATCCAGACTGTGAGCATG GCAATTATAACACTCATACCAGCCTTCCTGCTTGTTGGAATTGCGTGGAATTTGACACTACTCTATTCTGGATTGTTTTTGTACTCTTTTG cTGCTGCTATTGTTGTTCCGTGCCTTTCAACACAAGTGTCCGGACATG GCTCAGCCAGTCAGAAAGGAACAGTAATGGGAATCCTTCGTAGTCTTGGAGCTTTAGCTCGAGCACTGGGCCCTATTGTTGCTTCTTCAG TGTACTGGCTGGCCGGAGCTGAATTGTGTTTTATCATCAGCTCAGTGTTCTTTATAGTCCCTCTGATTTTACTGAGTCGCCTGAAGAGACAGAAGGAGGAGTAA